From Carassius auratus strain Wakin chromosome 9, ASM336829v1, whole genome shotgun sequence:
TGCAATCAGAGAGGGTCAGGCCAAATATGTCAGCTTGCCACTCCACTCAAGCAGAGGGCATCATCCACTCTTGTGCATGAAATCAGTGACCCTCCTCTTAACTGGCATCCATTTAGACGGCTAAAAAAGAGAGAATCTGTGCTGCATGGGAATAGAGTCATCGTTGATCTTGTGCACTTCTCCCTCGGCTGTAGAGAGGCTCATTTGTGACACTGCTGAAGGGCCACTATCGCTTGCTCGCAGAGGTTTGGTGATGAACGAGTGTAGCAGAATGTGGACAGTACTGAGGGAATCCTAATGAATTCCACCAGCCGGGGGAGGAGGAGGGCCGTCATTAATATTTCAGAATCTGGTCTCCATCCGGCCATTCTTAAGAGGTGTGCATTTGTAGGTCATATCTGCCATCGTTTTAGTGCTCCCAACCCCTGTTTAACCCTGTTTAACTGGCATTTTTTCTAACGGCAATGAAATGGTGCATGTATTTCACTGTGTTGCACTGCCTTGTCATTTGGATTTTACCAGTTACATATTTTACCACTCTGCCATTTTCCCATATATTCTTAAAGTGCTGTTATCtgttatcgttttttttttttaattattattattcaaaagattgggatgagaaatgttttttttttcctttttttgaagaaattaaattaaaattaaaattatgcttTTAGCAGaggcatttatccaaagcgactgacagtgcaatcaggctatcaattgaaaaataaaaaatatgaaaattaaaaaatttgtgCACTCCGCTTTAGATGATGTGAATGGGGAAAGGACCATTTCTGCTCCTAAAAATAATTCCAGGGCTTTTCACCAACAAGATTTTACTTGCATAGACTGGTGTTTTCCCAGAAGAGGATGGAAATAATGCAAATAGAAATATGCTTCCCATacatgaagtgacattcagccaagtatggtgacccatactcagaatttgtgctctgcatttaacccatccgaaatgcacacacacagagcagtgaacacgcacacacccggagcagtgggcagccatttatgctgcagcgcccggggagcagttgggggttcgatgccttgctcaagggctcctaagtcgtggtattgaaggtgaagaCAGAACTGTACAtgaactccccccacccacaattccgtccggcccgagactagaacccacaacccttcgattgggagtccaaccctctaaccattaggccatgacttccctatgtacatgtacagtacatgtgaTTCTGATGCAATACAGTATATcattatatatgacatgatatacATTGTACTCCAGTGTACTTCTTAAGTAcattatactgtatttaaaaaatgtttgacaCTTGTTTTTGTCTTCCTTTTTTGTGGTATGTATCACCATATGGCAAaaaaattttgcttttattttggtgtgtgtaaatgtaataaatgagtgGCAAGAGGAAGCctccaaaataattaatttcctctTCGTGCTAAGCAATaagcctttttattttatattttataaatctaaCTGGTTCTTTCTTTTTGTGAATCTATTTGTGGTGACTTAGGGGAAATTTATTAAGAAACATGCCAAATGGATTACCATTACAAATGAATGTCTTTTGTTAGAATGTATAaagttcaaaaaaataaaataataatgtttggaTCCAGCATTATCCAATTTATTTTAGTGTATGATTTAAGACccataaatacaaaatgaaagttcAACTGCACACCTGTGCTTGTGTTGAAGGTTCAGCCTTGAAATAATGGTTTTGTTTCTCCACAGGTGGTTCCAGCTTGTGTGTGGGCGTCTTGTGGTGTACCTGAGGAAGGCAGTTCGATATGGCAGCCAGTAAGAGTAAGGGTCAGAGCTCCCTTGCCCTGCACAAGGTCATTATGGTGGGCAGTGGAGGCGTAGGAAAGTCTGCTCTTACCCTTCAGTTTATGTATGATGAGGTAAGTCAACAGACCAAACTCTGGCAGATACAGAAGGCTTCACTTATTCCATGTAAAGTGTCAAAAAGGAAAAGTCTTCAAGATGCATTGCCTTGGTTTATTTAACAGTAGTGATTATAGCTATTTTCTGTTCCTCAGTTTGTTGAAGATTATGAGCCCACAAAGGCCGACAGCTACAGGAAGAAAGTGGTGTTGGATGGAGAAGAGGTGCAGATTGACATTTTGGACACAGCTGGGCAGGAAGACTACGCGGCCATCCGAGACAACTATTTCCGAAGCGGAGAGGGTTTCCTGTTggtgttctccataacagagcacGAGTCTTTCACAGCTGCAGCAGAATTCAGGTCAGTGGTATTGCACCATTCTAGCTACTTGAAGAATAAGCTAGTACAATCAGAAAATGGGATCTCCTGTCGTGACCTAGTATAGTTGGAAAATTGGACCACTCAACATTAAATGTGTGTTACAGGGAGCAGATCCTTCGGGTTAAAGCTGAGGAGGATAAGATTCCACTGCTTGTGGTTGGAAATAAGTCTGACCTTGAGGATCGGAGGCAGGTTTCAGTAGACGAGGCCAGGGGAAAAGCAGAAGAATGGGGTGTGCAGTATGTCGAGACTTCTGCCAAGACACGGGCCAATGTGGACAAGGTAATATTTGTGCCTGGCTACAGTTTATTACATGAAGCAGAAGCCAGTTTTGGGATATTTTCTGTGTAATGCAGTTTCTGATGGAAGTATTTTATCATTATGTACTCTAGTCACAAAATTACAGGAGTCGAGAGGCTGTTCAGCAAAcaatagaaattttttttttattttttttttttttttttatatatatatcacaatgtGGTTGCACTTTCCTGTTTTGTTCAACTGAAAACCTACGGTCATATAAAATAGTCATATTGTGCaataataaaccctttgtgtttCCAAAGGTATTTTTTGATCTAATGAGGGAAGTCCGGGCTAAAAAGATGTCAGAAAATAAGGACAAAAACGGGAAGggaaaaaataagaagaataagaagaGCTTCAAAGAGCGATGCTGTTTACTTTGAGCCACACTTGGACTTTTCCTCACCAAATCTACTTGCAACTCTGTGGGGAAACTCCATCAGAGcccttttctttattaaaatcatAACTTGATTAGTAAGGCTTTGTACTGGTCAAGGTGAGCTTTCATCACATTCTTTCATTCCCTTAGTTCATTTCAAATAACTAGACTAAGATTGAATGGTATGCATACTTTTTAACAGAAGATGACCACTATATGGCTACTGGTTGACGACTGTGGCACTTTAGGATTTCGTGAAATGTAGTTGGCCAACATGCGCCCAACACTAATTTTATTGCTCTGTAATTTATCTTTCCTTGACAGTTTTAAGTAGAAATCCTCTTTATAGTAGGCTAAGttatctcttcttttttttattgcatgccTTTTGAGTATTTTTGTTAGGATTTTAAAAAAACCTAACCATTTTATTTCAACACCTGTTGACGCCATCAATGCATAGAGAGCAAGAAGTGTTTTTGTGGTAGTTCTGTGGTTTTTAACCTGTCTATTGAAGAGCACACGTGGTATTGAGGACAGAGTGCCGATGCATGGACTAATAGTGCCACCTGGTGGTTCATAAATGTATACCTTTTCAGGAAGTACTCGTGCCTAACTACAAGTTACTAACCTCTGTGAACTGATCTGCCTTTATGCTTTCGtgtattattgaaatatttttgtagGATTTGTTACATTTCCACCACTGTTTTATGAGAATAATGTATTCTGTGTGAAAATGTGCCAACAAAGCACCATgactaaaactgcattttcagaCTGAACATAAGACACGTATTATTTAGGGTTTGTTTAGCACTCTGAGCTCGGAGCTGCGGTCTCACCAGTAATTTAAAAACTGCTCTTTAATGCAAATATCATCTAACCTAGACTGCAAATTGTTTTGTAGTATTCCACTGGCTTTTAGAAGAAAAACTTTAAAGTATGTTgccaaataaacagtttttttctccTTTGTATCACTTGTTTTAACTTGTTTTTCACTCATTGAATTTGAACAGTTGGTACCTAATGTGGAAACCAATTTCTAGACTTCTAGCAATTACCTGCAACTGTTTTTCATAAGATCCTTCTGAAGCGATAGGGAAAGGTTATAAGAATTTGCCATACCCTGTATTAGTTTAATAATGGCAGTGTTTTCTTAGGGTAATAGACTGTGGTACTGctattgtaactttttatttacagttaatttagttatttacagttaactaaatgttaataataatatatcataacaattatgtaatttaaatgaAGGTCATTTTTTTGGTTTAACATTTCCAtcattgttgttttaatatataataataaccataatatattatttttgttttataaatttgtctttttttttttttttttagaattaagaTTTTCTGTTATCAATCTAGTTATTATTGTactatcattattaataataacagtatATTATCGCTTGTAATTAACAATTgcactttaatttttttgtattacaaataatttaacacttgtaatttaattatttgttttagcgttattgttaTCATACATAGTCGTATATACTATagcatataattattatttgatattaattattatataattaatatacattattttattattaacaataacatttatattaatacttttaattattattgttgttataacaCATGTATTGTAGGCTAAACAGATTACTTTAGaggtaaaactaaaataatgtttcattttaataagtaaaTGAACTAGTTTTGATTTGTTCCTATTAGTGTTGGGTCTCAATCACCAGTAGGTAGTATCGGTCTTCCTTGCAAATGTGtgtgatgtatatatttttattgctgcATCCTGAATATTCAGTTTTGCTGACAGCAGCAGATGAACAAAGACGCTTCTGTTGGATCCGTAGTGCTGATAAACCGGAGTGTACCACTTGATGGCAGTGATGGTGTTTCAACATACACAGATTGTGCTGCTTGCTGCAACATGGAGCTGTTTCTGGATGTATTGATCAGGATCAGTGGTTTCTAATGCATGCCATTTGTTACAAGTACatgacatttatgttttttttattatacacagttttttttctgtaattaaatgttttgagaCAAAGTATTAAGCAATGAAATCAACCTCATGCTATTAGCAGTAAGAAACCTTCCAAGCTTTTCCATGTGTTGAATTTCTCTCTACATCCTCTAAAGCCATTAGCGGCATCAGCAACACAATGTTTGGTTTTTAACattatcaattaaataattatcttATTAGGGCTGTAAGTAGATTTAACTACATATGTcgattaataattcaaattaattgcAAATAACATTTGGATGTGAAAATACCCCCAAAAGattatttaatgctatttttgtgtaaaatgaagTAATTTCTAGACATTACAAATAGTAActttttagaaagaaatatttgatttgattaagcacgactgttcctttaaagtcattcaggtttgagtGGTCTAAATGATGACATAGTTAAAgatgattttgggtgaactattcctagtcccccccccccccttttttttttttcccttacaaaaaagaaaagaaaaaataaataatactctaaataagaaactaaatctGCCAGCAGCTGGCGGTAAATGTCTTCAATCGATtagttcaaatggctgattcattgtTCCTTTGACAGCTAAAACTGAcacattgtgttttaaatataacaatattaacttcttattgACTATACTGTTGTataaatcacatttgcactcttTCACATTTGCAAACATCACTTGTTTTGTATATCGCTTATCATTTCATATAAATGCGAGACAAAAACTCATataagggcttttttttttttttgccccaataTCTAGAATTTTATGGCATTACTGCATTTATGGAGTTGTTaccctgcatcatatttgtcaaCAGTCAGGTCTGGGGGTGGAGCTAGtgcatttatttgcttaattgcattatttttcatgACTAATTAAGTTAACGTGTTAAACTGGCAGCccaaaatcatatatttattagaactattaaatAACCTTCAATCTTAATtctgtcaaatgtttatttcaaagtgttttttcatttgtttttctctttatatttaaaatagtaaagcTAAAACATTCACAAAGATGAGGCAGAATAAGAAGTTGCAAAATAATAAAGGGTTATGGACTGTCATCTGCAAAATTCACATTGTAAAGGAGAATTTGATTGTATGttattatctatttatctatctggtCTTTTATTATGCTTTAGACGGGGTCTCTGCTACCTATTATTTGTGCTGTGGAATTAATAACGAGAACAAACCCTTACAGAACGACAAATTATGTGAGAAAGTTGTTAATAATGGAAGAAGTGGGTaagtttgaaaatattcaatatttgatATTGATTTGTTCGAATGGCTTCTTTCAGACGTCCTTTGCATTCACCATTTGAACTGTGATTATTAATCTTAAACCTTGCAGTGGTCTGATTGAGGTCATCAAACTTCCTTAATAAACAGGAGATGATTTTTATATGAGCTTTCTTTCAAAGCAACCATAACAACAAAAGTAAGATCTGAAAACTGCACTGATATTAGTTTCATTTTAAGACAATCTTGGGGAACATTTGTGTTTGTGGTTACAATTCAGAGGCAGAAGAATTTCAAGACCACCTTCCATTTCAACCAAATGTCTCAAGAAGTCTCCCTTTGGgcatttttatacttttctgtTTATGCACTTATATCATTATTATGACTCCGAAAAGCCAGCGAACCTTTAAAAATAAGATAATAGAGCATATTTTCCTCCTCCTCCGTAATATTCAGCACAAAAGCATCCTGCTTTTTCCCCTTGCTTCTGTcttctgaaaatatatttctgtgattgatattgctttttttctgtaatgATTTCTGACTAAATTTGATTTGCAGGAAAGCAAAGAGGTCAGCCGCCGATTCTCATCTATCTGCAGGTAGACACTAATAAGGCACATGACATTTTCCCTGATGCTATCACACACGATCACACCATCGCTGTGCAGATCTGTAGCGCTGCTCTTAATATTCACTCACTTGAGTGTTTGTATTAGACTCTTATTAAAAAACTTCAGCTGTTTGGGTTGAGCATTATTGCAgccgtattttttttttgtaaaagaaagCAATATCCTTCTCTAATATCCTAATATCTTTAGACTGAATATTCCATCTCTGGTTTCTTTGCCGAACGATACTTCAAATAAATCTTAAAGCCATTATTTTGCAAGCTGCAAATTGTTCATCTTAAAATAGAGCTGATAAATGCTATACTCGGAGGTCTAAGGGGGGAAATCACTAAGAATGAATTGCACTCACTGATTGTGTCGTTTGTTTGCATATGATGTCTGAATTGTTTGACAGAAATTATGCAAAGTATGCAGTTATGTGAAGCACCCTAAAAATTTGATGAAACATGCAATGGCcatatctatctattgttctatctatttATCATTTTTGTATCCCCTGTATCTGTCTGTCggtctatttatctgtctgtcgttctatcaatctgttttttttattatctctATCACTCTATGCATTTTTCTGTCCATTGTTCTATGTCATGTCCGTTGTTCTGTTTagtgagtgaaagtgacgtgacattcggccaagtatgttgacccatactcagaattcatgctctgcatttaacccatccaaagtgcacacacaccatgaacacacacctggagcactGGGCAGCCATTTGTGCTGTGgcgagcagttgggggtttggtgccttgctcaaaggcacctaagtcgtggtattgcctgcccgagattaggagtcaaactctccaaccactaggccacgactttatCAGTATAtttttctatctatctttctttgTCATTCTATCAATCTATCATTAAATCaatctacaggtgctggtcatataattagaatatcatcaaaaagttgatttatttcagtaattccattcaaaaagtgaaacttgtatattatattcattcattacacacagtctgatatattttgatgattataaccgacaactaaggaaaatcccaaattaagtatatcagaaaattttaatataacttaagaccaatacaaagaaaggatttttagaaatattggccAACTAAAGAGTATgacaatgaaaagtatgagcatatacaggactcaatacttagttggggctccttttgcctgaattactgcagcaatgcggcactgaatggagtcgatcagtctgtggcactgctcaggtgttatgagagcccagatTGCTCTGATAGtgatcttcagctcttctgcattcttgggtctggcatatcgcatcttcttcCCAATACAacacagattttctatggggttaaggtcagacgagtttgctggccaattaagaacacgGTCCTTAAAACCGGAACTGGAAGCTTTGgaactgtgtgcaggtgccaagtcttgttggaaaattaaatctgcaatTTGGTTAGCAACAGAAAGCATTAAGTGCTCTCAAACTTCCTGGTATagggctgtgttgacctttgacctcagaaaacacattggaccaacatcagcagatgacatggcaccccaaaccatcactgactttggaaactttacactggacctcaagcaacatggattcggtgcctctcctctcttcctccagactctgggaccctgttttacaaaggaaatgcaaaatttactttcatcagagaacataactttggaccactccacagaagtccagtcctttttgtctttgatCTCATCAGCATTATAGGAAAAAACTCAGAgaagttaaactggcaaatggaggtttcaaaaagcaTTGAATAAAATGGGGCTGTTAATTTTGGCCATTGTGTGTTacagaaaaaaacttttatttcataacatttccatccattttaaattcttattatccaatgaaaggttagatttttgtgattaaaaaaaaaaaaaaaatcagattttccacagccttctttgatcatattttctaagggtgccaatattttgtctaatatttttatctatctatctatctatctatctatctatctatctatctatctatctatctatctatctatctatctatctatctatctatctatctatctatctatctatctatctatctatctatctatctatctatctatctatcgttctgtgtATCGTTCTATCCATCATTCTGTGTATCGATCTATCCATCGTTCTGTGTATcgatctatcattctgtctgctGGCCTATCTATTGGTGTATCTATATAATAATGCAGTTTGTCATCATTTGATGATTAACTGGTGCTAGGATTGCTTAAAAATGTAACGTTTACTGCCACTAAAAAGTAATGCAACTTGCCCAGCTTATAATTTGCCTAGCATATGCTTTTATCCATTACAATAGTTGTATTTATGTTCCCTGTTTAAAGTTCATTATTTAAATGAGTTGGTTATTTCGCAAAATACTCTCCTGAGCTCCTCAGACAGGACAGATGAGGCTATAGGCTGATGATTGAAtctctgtccatggtgctgaaaatcTCTTTGTAGTCCAGCAATCCTCCAGATTGATTCTGCAGTTCTCCACGGGTACAGAACCACATTCTGAGCCTCATTAACTGATAGCGGCTGAGATGGAAATATCAGCAGGGAAAAAGTGAATCAGCCTGGAGACTGTCACACAGAGCCTCGAGCCCTGCGGATGTTAGATGTGAAGGCCTGCATGGTCTTGCTAGGACATAGTGCAAGTTGTTACTGCTACTGACCACTACTTCTTTCCGGAGGATGAAATAGCAAAGTAGGACAGTAAAGCCGATAAGACTTTGACACTTTAGAAGTTACAATGAAACACCTCTGAGTTTCTGCTAGGTGAGATTTCTGGTATTAGGTCAGATGCAGAGTTAACTCAAGGCACTGCATGTTTTTCATTGCTAGTCTAGTATAAGTACCTTCTTGAGCTCATTGCTTCTTTTTATAGCATATCTGTAGTTCATAGAAAGCAAAGGCAACACCAAGGTACAAAGGATACCAGAACTGTCTGGGTGAATTATccttttaataaattacatttttggttttGAAAAAAAGGTTAATGTGATGTGTTGTTTAGAAGGGTCAATTTATAGTTAGTTGATCTCAATGGGTCTTCATTCATTTCAGTGTTTCCAGACAGAAACtattgatttaattattgttCTTAATATACCGCATATATAATAtgtgaataaatgtatatatgactAGTCTGCTATCATTTACTTAAattcatgtaattccaaacctgcatgaaatTTTCTGTTATTTGtggaaaaccaaataaatattttgaagacCTTTAGAGATACATCTTTCATTGTATGCAATATACCttggatttattatttataaattaatatatattttttttcaatcatacttattattggtcttattatttataaattaatcatttaaaaaaagcttttataatcTGTAATTGAAATGCAATAACTTTTCTCTAAAATGGCCTTCCTTTTACAACCAATGCCAGGGTTACTGGTTAACCAATAGCCAAATGTCTATTTAGTTGTTATTTTCGCAAACTCACTTGATCAGCTCTCACTCTTAATATccctttcactttttttccctaCATAAACTTGGTTGCGAATCAGTAATTGGAGCTGAATTTAAACTACAGATTGGACAGTCCCTAAATGGATGGCCTCAAACAATGATGCATCAGCAAATATGCACAGCACTATTTGGAGTGTCTCTAGATAATTCTGTCTGAGCATTATctcaatattaaaatgataaatattgtCCTTCAGTTCAAATTGACTATTCCATCTATTCATTTAATTGTTGTTCTTAAGACTCAGATCATGCCTCTGCTGACTCCCCCACAATAGGGAGGAGGAAATCTAATCATAGGAGCTCACTGCTTCCGTTTATTAGGCCTGGAGGGGACCCGCTCCTTTGCATATTCATAACGTTGTTCACTATTGTTGTGAGGACTTAAGAGATGAGCTACAGCACACAGCACTGGGAGTACAGCCCTGTTCTACAACCCCATAAACAGTGTTCAGAGAAACAGCTAATTACCCACAGAATCAGGTCAAGCACAAGTCGTCCGAGCTGAAAACCTCTTACGCTAAGATATAATTAAAGTGTGAACTATTAACATTGAGTAAAGTTTatattttagtgtaaaaaaaaaagagaagcaaaTGTGATGCTATCTATCAAAGGTCAGAGTAGACTTATTAGTTGATCCTAATGGatctttattcattttagtatttcaaaaCAGAAACTTTTAAAGGATATCTGACAGCAACTTTCAAAAGAGTCTTGAGACTAATGATGCTTTCTACTTTGGATTCATCTTTAATCAGCCGAGATGTGCTTGACCATCATGTCAAAGTTTAGTCATTAGTCTTTGCaataactgatatatatataacacagtggattaaaaaaattaattggaagTCTTCCATGAAAGCTTTCAATAGATGTGATGTTTTCTGTTCAGATAAATGATTCCTGCACCTTTTCATGTTTTCcatgaataacaaaaatgcaaccctgttttcaagtgttttctaaccccccacccccctcccACTGTCTAAATTTCCATCCACCTTTCAATTTGGAAATGCTGCCCTCTTATTCGTGTATTGAAAGAGAGCCTCTGATGGAGCACGATTGCATGTAATGACATCTCTTCATCTGAATCTCGTAGACCAATCAGAAGGTTTAAAGAGGTGGAGGTGGACTACATATTATAGGGTGTCGGAGCTGTTAGTGTTAACACACAGAATGCAAACAGCCAGGCATTACGGACAGATGTCCTGCTCCCAGAGGAGGTCATTACGCGCTGACTGAGCTAGACTTACTGCATGGAGGAAGTTTCGTGTACGGCACTCCTCCAAAGGCAGGACGAGTGGCTGACAAAAAACTGGAGTGATGTAGATTGAGCACAAAAATAATGGATTACCATGATGTTAACTTTCCTGGAGGAATGTCATATGATATATCAAGATGGGTTTGAAATGTGGTAAATCCAGCTGACAGTGTAGTCCTGACCTTAAGGCATTTGAATATGTCGGCAACTAATGGTGAAATTTGACAGACCACAGTAGAATATTGTGGGACTTGAAACACCTGCAGCATAATTCACCTCTTTCCCAGTTTAAGCACAGCGCTTTCCAGAACATTTCAATGACTGTTTCCTGCACTGATAATCATTTTAGGACTATAGGAGTGCTAATAGTTTGACTTACTAAGGATGAAGACATGtccttttatgtattttatgaaaaatgaGGATGAACATTGTATTATGGCAGACATCGCTATCACTTATTCAACAGTGGCTCCTCTGCAGCGAATGGAATGTGTGCCGTCAGAATAAgtccaaacggctgataaaaacatcacaataatccaattgatgactccagtctatcaattgaaaataataataataataaacaaattcttCATTAAAGTCTGCGTGAACCGGAGGTTGCTGCTGACTTTATTTCAGTATGGTGACGTATTACCAGCTGAAACAGGATATTGAGTAGAAGGCAAGGTTTTATTTTTGCCCTCTTATCTTTCACTCGCAGCAAACTAACGGTTTGGGCAAATTCTGCCCCAAGCCATGGCCCAAGCCGACAAACTAAACGTCATCAGAGAAGGAGTGCCATTCTGGAGCGGAAGCAAATTATCAGATTGTGATTAAAGtttacaaagataaaaaaaaaatatatatttttttatttgtatttttttttttttttacagaggatTAACTTGCACGGATCAATTGTTAACCTTAAGACTAACAATGTGCACTgaataaatattgtacattttgatttcatgcagactttaagatgttttaacttcaaaccgtaA
This genomic window contains:
- the LOC113108411 gene encoding ras-related protein Ral-B — encoded protein: MAASKSKGQSSLALHKVIMVGSGGVGKSALTLQFMYDEFVEDYEPTKADSYRKKVVLDGEEVQIDILDTAGQEDYAAIRDNYFRSGEGFLLVFSITEHESFTAAAEFREQILRVKAEEDKIPLLVVGNKSDLEDRRQVSVDEARGKAEEWGVQYVETSAKTRANVDKVFFDLMREVRAKKMSENKDKNGKGKNKKNKKSFKERCCLL